The following proteins are encoded in a genomic region of Sulfurovum indicum:
- a CDS encoding nickel-dependent hydrogenase large subunit translates to MVVKKLIEKIEGEAELDFTFKNGKIEDVHIGFGFYRGIEEILVGKVPRDALVITPRVCGICNHAHLLAAVRAIENGYQSQGISIQLTSKAEKIREFTLACEVIQNHIKWFYLVILPQFEHLTATQSGENYALKASYLSSTITKALAVFAGQWPHSSYAVPGGITCDPTYVDVMQAEGFVDEAIRFFEQVMTGISFSDYLEIESVSSLSKINGDLRKLIDGLEVYGMLSTGQSYDRFIVFGKDMGRPSGKLIATSVANADIRYVEESEQKGTVAKAVTYKNRLYEVGPLARGMVAKTPIVRSLHKRYKDSLYTRIFARVNEIAQLLGYCKELLYDLSLDEPSCVLEANQTHDSFEGVGIVEASRGSLIHKTTVEKGKIVNYEIITPTQWNLSHGTSQEKGIAIRAMVGSKSIEEATFIFRTFDVCSVCTAQ, encoded by the coding sequence ATGGTCGTGAAAAAACTGATTGAGAAGATAGAGGGCGAAGCTGAGCTTGACTTTACATTTAAGAATGGCAAGATAGAAGATGTTCACATAGGTTTTGGATTTTACCGTGGTATCGAGGAGATACTTGTGGGAAAAGTACCAAGAGATGCACTGGTGATCACCCCCAGGGTCTGCGGTATCTGCAATCATGCACATCTTCTTGCAGCGGTCAGAGCGATCGAGAATGGTTATCAGAGTCAGGGGATCAGCATTCAGTTGACAAGCAAAGCTGAAAAGATCCGGGAGTTTACGCTGGCGTGTGAAGTCATTCAAAACCATATCAAATGGTTCTATCTGGTCATCTTGCCACAGTTTGAACACCTGACAGCTACGCAAAGTGGTGAAAACTATGCATTAAAGGCATCATATCTTTCATCAACTATTACAAAAGCACTGGCCGTTTTTGCAGGTCAGTGGCCCCACTCTTCCTATGCGGTTCCGGGAGGTATTACCTGTGATCCAACTTATGTGGATGTGATGCAGGCTGAGGGGTTTGTTGATGAAGCAATACGTTTTTTTGAACAGGTTATGACAGGAATCTCTTTTAGTGACTATTTGGAGATTGAGTCTGTCTCTTCACTGTCTAAGATTAATGGTGATCTCAGAAAGTTGATAGACGGACTGGAAGTATACGGTATGCTAAGCACAGGACAGAGCTATGACCGTTTTATCGTCTTTGGAAAAGATATGGGAAGACCTTCAGGTAAATTGATCGCAACGAGTGTCGCTAATGCTGATATACGTTATGTAGAAGAATCAGAGCAGAAAGGTACTGTAGCAAAAGCTGTTACATATAAGAACAGACTTTATGAAGTAGGGCCGCTTGCACGGGGAATGGTAGCTAAAACACCAATTGTCCGGAGTTTGCATAAACGCTATAAGGATTCATTGTATACACGTATTTTTGCACGTGTGAATGAGATTGCTCAGTTGCTGGGATATTGTAAAGAACTTTTATATGATTTGTCTTTAGATGAGCCTTCCTGTGTCTTGGAAGCCAATCAGACTCATGACAGCTTTGAAGGTGTAGGTATTGTAGAGGCTTCAAGAGGATCATTGATTCATAAGACAACTGTAGAAAAGGGAAAGATCGTTAATTATGAGATCATTACACCTACACAGTGGAACCTTAGTCATGGTACGTCTCAGGAGAAGGGTATTGCAATTCGGGCAATGGTAGGCTCAAAAAGTATTGAAGAGGCTACATTTATCTTTCGTACTTTTGATGTCTGTTCTGTTTGTACAGCACAGTAA
- a CDS encoding NADH-quinone oxidoreductase subunit B family protein: protein MSAEAKPKLLWLQSITCNGNTHSFFNHYDLFSILSHFELLYHPVLETEYTLEEVIKGKVPCDVLILEGSFREEGFVKSGVEVISFVETYAKKAKFIISAGTCATFGGVFKQHDPDAITGFCFDGEEPGKRYKRYASKLISLPGCPIHPKWLSYVLMMIANKRHIPLDEMHRPQELYGITVHTGCVRNEYFEWKIDTKGFGLKEGCLFYEQGCQGPYTRGSCNKILWNDVSSKTVAGMPCFGCTEPDFPKTTLFETKTNMGIPATMPLGVPRRAYLTATGVSKSFRIKRLEERIIDYGREKTD from the coding sequence GTGTCAGCAGAGGCCAAACCCAAACTACTTTGGCTTCAGTCCATAACCTGCAATGGTAATACCCACTCTTTTTTCAATCACTACGATCTTTTCTCCATACTTTCACACTTTGAACTACTGTACCATCCGGTACTTGAAACAGAATATACACTGGAGGAAGTCATCAAGGGAAAAGTTCCTTGTGATGTACTGATACTGGAGGGTTCTTTCCGGGAAGAGGGCTTTGTAAAAAGTGGTGTTGAGGTCATTTCCTTTGTGGAGACCTATGCAAAAAAAGCAAAATTTATTATTTCAGCAGGTACCTGTGCTACCTTTGGCGGGGTCTTTAAGCAACATGATCCTGATGCGATCACAGGATTTTGTTTTGACGGAGAAGAGCCGGGGAAGCGTTATAAGAGATATGCTTCCAAACTGATCTCCCTTCCTGGCTGTCCTATTCATCCCAAGTGGCTCTCCTATGTGTTGATGATGATTGCCAACAAGAGGCATATTCCTCTCGATGAGATGCATCGTCCACAGGAACTTTACGGTATTACCGTGCATACAGGATGTGTACGAAATGAATACTTTGAGTGGAAGATTGATACTAAAGGTTTTGGGCTTAAAGAGGGGTGTCTTTTTTATGAGCAGGGGTGTCAGGGCCCATACACAAGAGGAAGCTGTAATAAAATACTTTGGAATGATGTGAGTTCCAAAACGGTTGCCGGTATGCCTTGTTTTGGCTGTACTGAGCCTGATTTCCCCAAAACGACTCTTTTTGAAACCAAGACCAATATGGGGATTCCTGCTACTATGCCTCTTGGCGTACCAAGACGGGCTTATTTAACAGCTACAGGGGTTAGTAAAAGTTTCAGGATCAAACGACTTGAAGAGAGGATCATCGACTATGGTCGTGAAAAAACTGATTGA
- a CDS encoding TetR/AcrR family transcriptional regulator, which yields MDIKDKKTLKRESIIQAALQLFSLNGFHKTTIPDIATKLGMSVGNLYNYFSSKDILAQEIIKYTSEVLGSKIREVNMMDISSQEKIRKIVEVYFTTAKEKPEMIEYFLRVYLSNREVFSSGCEGMVCVSGFITEIMIFFDDAVSSGELRNQDFFSAFGLFMGYLGGMVFLKGEGVLPKEIEYYIDDISRNIYFALKA from the coding sequence GTGGATATAAAGGATAAAAAAACATTAAAGCGCGAGTCGATCATTCAGGCGGCACTACAGCTTTTCTCTTTAAATGGTTTTCATAAAACCACTATCCCTGATATAGCAACTAAGCTCGGGATGAGTGTAGGTAACCTCTATAACTACTTCTCATCAAAAGATATTCTTGCACAGGAAATTATTAAATATACCTCCGAGGTGCTTGGTTCAAAGATACGAGAAGTCAACATGATGGATATCAGTTCGCAAGAGAAGATCAGAAAGATAGTTGAGGTTTATTTTACTACAGCAAAAGAGAAACCGGAGATGATCGAGTATTTTCTGCGTGTCTACCTTTCAAACCGGGAAGTATTCAGCAGTGGGTGTGAAGGAATGGTCTGTGTTTCGGGATTCATTACAGAGATTATGATCTTTTTTGATGATGCTGTCTCCTCAGGAGAACTTCGTAATCAGGACTTTTTCTCTGCATTTGGACTTTTTATGGGATATCTTGGAGGCATGGTCTTTCTCAAGGGTGAGGGGGTACTTCCCAAAGAGATCGAATACTACATCGATGATATCTCCCGTAATATCTATTTTGCACTCAAGGCATAG
- a CDS encoding site-specific integrase, whose amino-acid sequence MIVKKADSYIISTIFNNEVVTLVDSEGWSIWMKQVRDLSNNTIHAFLKSMERFWEWSLYNPIGLQEPFASYQARYRNQLRSGFEITVREESEWDADGIEVTVLQSAPLGKSTINKEIAGINSYFYFTEESELIEDHRFINHLQERHKAARSFLAGVQIRKSPLALEASGSKVKYLPPYKVPKNRQRIKYFPMELFDELLEISKPREKLLYILCGACAARIGQALNLTLYDIDYENREVWLIDPKSDDIDIYNNKRRVWLKEEYDIDMMLDNEHNTPDLQFKYPIPLKHEPLYWLSDKYRDMFFETIESYMKSKTYVSEFARYPRHPFFFTTSTGKRVHSRDALSRLKSALKKLYQKHQESVDKKLLDLGFHSLRHMFGHARAELYAQSGNDAIPYITMNEMGHSNFESTLVYFNMSKETIRDLISSYLERCEE is encoded by the coding sequence ATGATTGTTAAAAAGGCTGACTCTTACATTATCTCCACAATATTCAATAACGAGGTAGTCACCTTGGTTGATTCAGAAGGGTGGAGTATTTGGATGAAACAGGTTAGAGACCTTTCTAATAATACCATACATGCCTTTCTCAAAAGCATGGAAAGGTTTTGGGAGTGGAGTCTTTATAATCCTATTGGGCTTCAAGAGCCTTTTGCATCCTATCAGGCGCGATACAGAAACCAACTACGGTCTGGGTTCGAGATCACCGTTAGGGAAGAAAGTGAATGGGATGCTGATGGTATTGAGGTAACGGTTCTTCAAAGTGCGCCGCTTGGAAAATCAACAATCAATAAAGAGATTGCGGGGATTAACTCTTATTTTTATTTTACAGAAGAGAGCGAACTGATAGAAGATCACCGTTTCATCAATCATCTGCAGGAAAGACACAAAGCCGCAAGAAGTTTCCTCGCAGGCGTTCAGATCAGGAAGTCCCCTCTCGCACTGGAAGCTTCTGGTTCAAAGGTTAAATATCTTCCACCATACAAAGTACCGAAGAACAGACAGCGTATTAAATATTTTCCGATGGAATTGTTCGATGAGCTGCTTGAGATATCCAAACCGAGAGAAAAGCTGCTTTATATTTTGTGCGGTGCGTGTGCGGCACGAATCGGACAAGCTCTAAACCTTACCCTGTACGATATCGACTATGAAAATCGGGAAGTGTGGCTGATTGACCCCAAATCGGATGATATCGATATCTACAACAACAAAAGACGGGTGTGGCTCAAAGAAGAATACGATATTGACATGATGCTGGATAACGAGCACAATACACCCGATCTGCAATTTAAATACCCTATTCCTCTTAAACACGAACCACTCTACTGGCTGAGCGACAAATACCGTGATATGTTCTTTGAGACCATTGAATCGTATATGAAAAGCAAAACCTATGTATCCGAGTTTGCACGCTATCCGAGACATCCCTTTTTCTTTACGACAAGTACGGGGAAGAGAGTGCATAGCAGAGATGCTTTATCCCGTTTGAAATCAGCACTTAAAAAACTTTACCAAAAACATCAAGAGAGTGTGGACAAAAAACTGCTTGATCTTGGATTTCATTCACTGCGTCACATGTTCGGTCATGCGCGGGCAGAACTTTATGCCCAAAGCGGCAACGATGCCATTCCATACATTACAATGAATGAAATGGGGCATAGTAATTTCGAATCAACACTTGTTTATTTCAATATGTCAAAAGAGACAATAAGAGACTTGATATCAAGCTACTTGGAGCGTTGCGAAGAGTAA
- a CDS encoding site-specific integrase: MTYNARFEKLLPTINISDEFLIIEDAYTTLGEDWLAYVKHTLSLAFKKDTKFKTIRDAVKKPQSLLSLSDKAKNLLGMGEDFCVIDIDIDRNNQIKVTPIMGYDELIKIYFSSEKQKVHGMGVKAIIDRFFGYQWGKKKLLYPIKKVPEGYQRPDNWNEMIMETELSVKLTTWFTQQLKGKAKANYYHRRQALNRVLSATTWYTLSQISDRELTLLRDAIVGNEHQSDGRRTNEFDILIINDLRYMLIDSGRDDITPPRDIAREKRSDYFGEGSSLDERFEWVDTERFPNLTEIKEKAYDYIHRLKIEGAAAGTINGKATAVNNFFRFLMDVYPFEKIDIDRIDESFEPGSSKSLLGYLEEVRSSRESAITELYKIIQFLVHCELYSAKSRKNTPQQRKKAKREPYRDAMPKEMVAHIVEILKNRPPNSTTRWNRYKADSSWWEHDVYPVYPMMMLFGYYIPIRGEQVRNLCRENSFVFDSYGKIERFVINTDKNVNKRYLHEVPCVWDDLQAFVPFLKWHKEYFPHLSKVKYHNDDNSPWEDIVPLMITPQVLRPMSKKTHMDYHKRVLCQYQIEVMEKAKKEGHSNYPVVAWRKDKKPFFKSVEELNRASSTAMDNIGISYDIHSLRVTGATRYLEAGVGIKTVMDLTGHASAETLIRIYVQLTREEKEQTLRSAAERIFFGKKEDLIENTDQLIRGEFVSAYNKGKDEIKHSLEENKLFSLYRKASATKTAKELYPGVEIALEKHPTTWRPMIHGICPAVKCPEGRENKCSLCPYLITGKLFITGLCISSTICLQPFRENRLLLKKRRTKDMKIMQRSKRRRHALKRYLAIRRYLTESSMTWSRSVKKAAWFKARISQGGTESH, translated from the coding sequence ATGACATACAACGCAAGATTCGAGAAACTGCTCCCGACAATTAACATCAGTGACGAGTTTCTGATTATAGAAGATGCCTATACGACACTGGGAGAAGATTGGCTCGCCTATGTGAAACATACACTCAGCCTTGCCTTCAAAAAGGATACGAAGTTCAAAACGATTCGAGACGCAGTGAAAAAGCCGCAATCACTTCTATCTCTCAGCGACAAAGCCAAAAATCTTCTCGGCATGGGAGAAGATTTTTGCGTGATCGATATCGATATCGACAGAAACAATCAAATAAAAGTCACACCGATCATGGGCTATGATGAGCTGATCAAGATTTATTTTTCATCTGAAAAACAGAAAGTTCACGGCATGGGAGTTAAAGCGATCATCGATAGATTCTTTGGCTACCAGTGGGGAAAGAAGAAACTTCTTTATCCGATCAAGAAGGTGCCGGAAGGTTATCAAAGACCGGATAACTGGAATGAGATGATCATGGAAACGGAATTGTCGGTAAAGTTGACTACATGGTTCACACAGCAACTCAAGGGGAAAGCAAAAGCAAACTATTACCATAGAAGGCAGGCATTAAACCGGGTATTGTCTGCAACAACGTGGTACACGCTCTCTCAAATCAGCGACAGAGAACTCACGCTTCTTAGAGATGCGATCGTGGGGAATGAACACCAAAGCGACGGAAGAAGAACAAACGAGTTTGACATATTGATCATCAATGATTTGCGGTATATGCTGATAGACAGCGGAAGAGACGATATTACGCCTCCCAGAGATATTGCAAGAGAAAAACGATCCGATTATTTCGGTGAGGGGTCTTCCCTTGACGAGCGTTTTGAGTGGGTTGATACGGAACGGTTTCCAAACCTGACAGAGATCAAAGAAAAGGCGTATGACTATATCCACAGACTGAAGATCGAAGGTGCGGCGGCAGGAACGATCAACGGAAAGGCAACGGCAGTCAACAACTTCTTTAGGTTTCTGATGGATGTTTATCCGTTTGAGAAGATCGATATAGACAGGATCGATGAGTCTTTCGAGCCGGGCAGCTCAAAAAGCCTTCTTGGATACCTTGAGGAAGTTAGGTCAAGCAGGGAAAGCGCTATTACAGAACTGTATAAGATCATACAGTTTTTGGTGCATTGTGAACTCTACTCGGCAAAATCCCGAAAAAACACACCACAGCAGAGAAAAAAAGCCAAGCGAGAACCATATAGGGATGCTATGCCCAAAGAGATGGTGGCGCACATTGTTGAAATTCTCAAAAACAGACCTCCCAACAGCACCACAAGATGGAATCGATACAAAGCCGACAGTTCATGGTGGGAGCATGATGTCTATCCCGTCTATCCGATGATGATGCTCTTTGGATACTATATCCCGATCAGAGGGGAGCAAGTAAGAAACCTGTGCAGAGAGAACTCCTTTGTTTTTGATTCATATGGAAAGATCGAAAGATTTGTCATCAATACGGACAAAAACGTGAACAAGAGATATCTGCATGAAGTTCCGTGCGTATGGGATGACTTGCAGGCATTCGTTCCTTTTCTCAAGTGGCACAAGGAATACTTTCCTCATTTGTCGAAAGTCAAATATCACAATGACGACAACTCTCCGTGGGAAGATATCGTGCCGCTTATGATCACACCGCAGGTACTTCGCCCTATGAGCAAAAAAACTCACATGGATTATCATAAACGCGTACTGTGCCAGTATCAGATTGAAGTTATGGAAAAGGCAAAAAAGGAAGGTCACAGCAACTATCCTGTGGTTGCATGGAGAAAAGACAAAAAACCGTTTTTTAAAAGTGTTGAAGAGCTCAACAGGGCATCAAGTACGGCAATGGATAACATCGGGATCAGCTATGATATCCACTCTTTAAGGGTTACGGGTGCAACACGGTACTTGGAGGCTGGTGTCGGAATCAAGACCGTAATGGATCTTACCGGACATGCCAGTGCAGAAACACTGATACGTATTTATGTGCAGCTTACCAGAGAAGAGAAGGAACAGACACTCCGTTCCGCGGCAGAGAGAATATTCTTCGGCAAAAAGGAGGACTTGATAGAAAATACCGATCAGCTCATACGGGGCGAGTTTGTCAGCGCCTATAACAAAGGAAAGGATGAGATCAAGCATTCGCTTGAAGAGAATAAACTCTTTTCACTTTACCGGAAAGCTTCGGCAACAAAAACGGCAAAAGAACTCTATCCGGGTGTGGAGATTGCGCTGGAGAAGCATCCGACCACTTGGAGACCGATGATACACGGTATATGCCCTGCCGTCAAATGTCCCGAAGGAAGAGAGAACAAATGCTCATTGTGTCCTTATCTAATCACAGGGAAGCTCTTTATAACGGGGTTGTGCATCAGCTCAACAATCTGTTTGCAGCCTTTCAGAGAGAATCGGTTGTTATTGAAGAAGAGAAGAACAAAGGATATGAAAATCATGCAAAGATCGAAGCGCAGGAGACACGCCTTGAAGAGATACTTGGCTATCAGGAGATACTTGACAGAATCAAGCATGACATGGAGCAGGAGTGTGAAGAAAGCAGCTTGGTTCAAGGCAAGGATCTCGCAAGGGGGCACCGAAAGTCATTGA
- a CDS encoding LexA family transcriptional regulator translates to MNTIEDIIDRLIDILEKERGEKVYVKDVAKALKMSSSQLSNFKSRKSIPYDKITEYCARNRININWVLFGQSVEMLNSEVESVYRVKLIEGVHSSAGGGAFNDEDVEFSYLTIDPIYKDLLGINNIDEIEAIRVIGDSMEDTLHEGAIILVNRKKTELSNGGIFVINTPGGVFVKRVAINPTGGVDLISDNKSYETQTIPFEDVTVVGRVIGALEKI, encoded by the coding sequence ATGAATACCATAGAAGACATTATTGACAGGCTGATAGATATTCTTGAAAAAGAGCGGGGAGAAAAGGTCTATGTTAAAGACGTAGCCAAAGCCCTCAAAATGTCTTCTTCCCAACTCTCCAACTTTAAAAGCAGAAAATCCATTCCCTATGATAAAATTACAGAATACTGTGCGAGAAACCGTATCAACATCAACTGGGTACTCTTCGGGCAATCCGTAGAAATGCTCAATTCCGAGGTGGAAAGTGTCTATAGGGTCAAGTTGATAGAGGGGGTGCATTCCTCTGCCGGAGGCGGAGCGTTTAATGATGAAGACGTTGAGTTCTCATATCTTACGATAGACCCGATCTACAAAGACCTTCTCGGCATTAACAATATTGATGAGATAGAGGCAATCAGGGTTATAGGCGACTCAATGGAGGACACGCTGCATGAGGGGGCAATCATCCTTGTAAATCGCAAAAAGACCGAGCTCTCCAACGGCGGCATATTCGTCATCAATACCCCCGGAGGAGTGTTCGTTAAGCGCGTTGCCATTAATCCCACCGGAGGGGTTGATCTGATCTCCGACAACAAGAGTTATGAAACGCAGACTATTCCTTTTGAGGATGTGACGGTGGTGGGCAGAGTTATTGGGGCTTTGGAAAAGATATGA